A genomic region of Arachis stenosperma cultivar V10309 chromosome 9, arast.V10309.gnm1.PFL2, whole genome shotgun sequence contains the following coding sequences:
- the LOC130950899 gene encoding zinc finger CCCH domain-containing protein 62-like → MKSYSYILTLSTLKSEPNSLKQETESMANKHSPLEPHELSSNHGSYCDDFEGDPFYEETESKFSYLSLSPSTNTAKARVVDGTNPEEIEITTPAFNEVNFERVERLIKGGMLERLKVDECKLYLRKNCLRLSGNKDVLVQRIKEHLQIINGGGERKYPRSSFVLDCKGDACSGDVVLFEQNVYEMFNIASRSASGPSCGKRTVAGRIVKESYGTAKQQHTFTIEVLWSKGEKPFPPLHPLLIKGRNLYRLKTLRQKWEDEGERQKILTEKHSRGSIARADREARVQEKVNRQAIVENRVSRKHSVIHHPHAINQEKPAFLSKSSAVSAINQEKPPFPSAVTEQWSKSASSRRSNESTSFGVNHVNNQQDWKHSSDPIIKAQLGDLHSKEKGQYQYHPSERNRFAHRNPLTSANHLLPLLNNREIHKQKQLCRYYAGGRCYFGDNCKFVHDLILSNQEQSLIH, encoded by the exons ATGAAATCATATTCATATATATTAACCCTCTCAACTCTCAAGTCTGAACCCAATAGCCTCAAGCAGGAGACAGAATCAATGGCGAACAAACATTCACCTTTGGAGCCACACGAACTCAGCAGCAACCATGGTTCCTACTGTGACGATTTCGAAGGCGATCCTTTTTATGAAGAAACGGAGAGCAAGTTCTCATACCTCTCACTCTCACCTTCCACCAACACGGCAAAAGCAAG AGTTGTTGATGGTACAAATCCAGAAGAGATAGAGATAACAACACCTGCTTTTAACGAAGTAAATTTTGAGAGGGTTgaaaggttaatcaaag GGGGAATGCTAGAGAGATTGAAAGTTGACGAATGCAAGTTGTATTTGCGAAAGAATTGTCTGAGGCTATCTGGAAATAAGGATGTACTCGTCCAGCGTATTAAGGAGCATCTGCA GATCATAAATGGTGGAGGCGAAAGAAAGTACCCACGCTCTAGCTTTGTGTTGGACTGTAAAG GTGATGCATGCAGTGGGGATGTTGTTTTGTTTGAGCAGAATGTTTATGAAAT GTTCAACATAGCATCTAGAAGTGCCAGCGGTCCATCATGTGGTAAAAGGACTGTTGCAGGTCGCATAGTGAAAGAAAGCTATGGCACTGCCAAGCAGCAGCATACTTTTACG ATTGAAGTACTCTGGAGCAAAGGAGAAAAGCCTTTTCCTCCGCTTCATCCCCTATTGATTAAGGGTCGAAACCTTTATAGGTTGAAGACTTTGAGACAG AAATGGGAGGATGAAGGGGAAAGGCAGAAAATATTGACGGAGAAACACTCGAGGGGATCTATTGCTCGGGCAGATAGAGAAGCAAGGGTACAAGAAAAAGTGAACAGACAAGCAATTGTGGAAAACAG GGTCTCCAGAAAGCATTCAGTAATACATCATCCTCATGCCATTAATCAAGAAAAACCAGCATTCCTATCTAAGAGTTCAGCTGTATCTGCCATTAATCAAGAAAAACCACCATTCCCATCAGCAGTGACCGAACAGTGGAGTAAGTCTGCTAGTTCTAGACGATCGAATGAATCGACATCATTTGGTGTTAACCATGTAAATAACCAGCAAGATTGGAAGCACTCATCTGACCCAATCATTAAAGCTCAACTTGGTGACCTCCACTCCAAAGAAAAAGGGCAATACCAATACCATCCTAGTGAGAGAAACAGGTTTGCACACAGAAATCCTTTGACTAGTGCTAATCACCTTCTTCCGTTGCTGAACAACAGAGAAATCCACAAGCAAAAGCAGCTATGTAGATATTATGCTGGTGGGCGGTGCTATTTTGGGGACAATTGCAAATTTGTACATGATTTGATACTATCAAATCAAGAACAAAGTCTTATCCACTAG